The nucleotide window GCGACCATGATCGGCATCCTCTTCTTGAGCTCGAATTATTATCTCTGGCAGGCACTCGGCCGGATGCGCGGCGCCGAGAAGTATCAACGCTATATCAAGTATCTCGTCTTTCTACTGGTGTGCGGGTTCCTGGTGTTCATCACGCCGCACACCATGGTCATGACCCCAGCCGAGTTAAAAGCGATGGGTGGTCAGCAACACCCCGTCCTTGGCAACTACGGTGTGATGTCGGCCAAGAACGGCGGCATCAACGTCATCATTACGACCACCGTCCTGAGCTTCATCTGGTACATGCGAGGGAATAAGGTCTCGACTGTATCGTGGTCCAAGTTCGGGAACATCTTCATGGGAGTGTTCTTCTTCTTTGCCTACGTCAACATCATCTGGTTGGCCATTTACGGGTACTACATTCCCGCCAATGTTCGAGTTGGTCTGTCTGTGCCCCAGGTGGCCACGACGCTGTCCTGTCTCTTCTTCATGACTACCTTGAACGGGTTCATGATGAAGGGAGCGAAACAGATGGGGCCGATCGAATGGGGCAAGATTTCCGCTCGGTCTCAGTATGCCTTGATCATGTTGGCAACCGCATTTACCTGGATGATGGGGTTGATGGGCTATATTCGCTCATCGGTCCGCCTCTTCTGGCACGTGAATGAGATCATGCGGGACAATTCGCCGTGGGCCTATACCCATACAGTCGGCTTTGCCGCGAACATGATTTCATTCAACGTGTTGTTCTTCTGGGTCAGCATCCTGTTCGTCTTCTGGCTCGGCAGCTTGGGTGCTAAGAAAGCGCCGGTCGAAGCCAAGGCAGCAGTTCCTGGCGGCGCACCGCAACCGGCTGCTCACTAATCATCTTTTGGAGCTTGGTTGGAGAGAGGGGCGATGAGTTTCGTTCCTCTCTCCTAACCTCAGGAGGTTAAAACCGTGGTTGATCTGATGAAGGAAGCCCTCTCGATGGGGTGGGTGGCTTTTGCTGCACTCATCGGGCTATTGATCTATTTTCAGGTGTCAATCAGCGACCCTGTTGCGAAAAGGCGCGCGACATTCAAGACCTTTATAGGAATCATCGCGGCGTACTTGTTGTTCTTCGCAATTGCCAACTACAAAATCAATTTCTATGGCGAGTCCCGGCTGTTGCCGGTTTCGCTGACAATCATTACATGCACTGCCTTCATGATGGCGCTGTATTTTACTAATCTCAGCGCGCTGTTGAAGATCGGTGGTTTCATGTTTCTGGTCGCCGCAGCCCTCTCTGGCTACGGGAATTGGCTGCCGCAGGTTGAAGGTGGATTTCCACCCAAGGAAGAGAAGCTCGATTTCAGTTCGATGACTCCACAACAGTTGGCCGACGAGGGTGAGAAGATCATCTTCGGCGGAATTGGCCAAAACAAAGTGCAAGGGGCTATCGGCAAGGGGCAATGCCCGCTCTGCCATGCCTTCCATGCCGGTATGCTTGGTGAGCGGGCTCCTAACCTCTTGGGAATTCCTGAGCGGGCGGCGAAGGAACGGTTGGAGGACCCCAAGTACCACAAGGGTGAGCCGGCCAAGCGTGAATATGTCGATAAGGAAGCATGTCTCGGATGCGGTACCGCCACGACCGGGCAAGAGTACATTGCCGAGTCACACTCCTGTCCCAGTTGCTATGTCGTGTCAGGATACGGGGTGAAGGGCACCAACGATAAAGAGAGCCCGATGCCCAAGATCCATAAGCCACCAATATCGCTTTCGTTGCCTGAACTGGCGGCGGTGGACACGTGGCTCTACGTCCGCGAAGGACGTGAGGCACCGTCCTTCGAAGAAATCACAAAGTCCTACGAAAAATTCATCCCTGAGGCCGAGCGGCCAAAGATGCAGGAGGACAAGCCTGCTGGTGCAGGGGGTGCGCTGCTTGCTGATGGGACAGAGACAGTTGACCAGATTTTCTCGAAGGCTCAGTGCATAGTCTGCCATACGATCCCTGGAATCCCTGGAGCAACCGGTACGCAAGGTCCCAAACTTGAAGAAGGGACGAATGCGCCTCAACGAATCAAGGACCCGGCCTACAAGGGAGTCGCACATAGCACTCCTGAGTACATCATGGAATCAGTGGTATCCCCCAGCACGTACGTCGTCAAGGGGTTTCCTGACAACCTGATGCCGAAGGTATTCGGCCAGAAACTCAGCGCGGGCGCGTTGAAAAAGATCGTCGACTACTTGTCGCAGGTGAAAGCAGGAGCGCCGCCTCCTCCAATTCCTGCTTCCTAACATGGCTGTCTATCTCTTTTAGACCAGAGGGAGTTAACCCATGAAAGCATTGATGTCAGTTGGCGCACTCGTAGGGGTAGTTGGCCTACTCTTACTAGTCGGGATGATCCTCGACGTCGTCCCGTCTAATACTGTGCGTTTGGTCGAAGGCTGGATGCCGATGCAGATGCTCACGGAGCTAGCTCTATTCGTCGCGGGATTCGCGGGTCTGAGCTATCTACTCAGCTCAATGGGCATGCCGTTGCCACGCTTTTGGCAAGGAATCGGTTTTTGGGCGTTTATCCTCCTTTATCTCAAGTACCGCGTGTATCCGCCCATCCCATTCAGCGTGCGGGCGATGTATGGAACCGTGTCGCTCGTGGCCGTGTTTATGTGGGTCTCAGCGAACGAGGAAGATTGGAAAAAGTTCAAGCAGCCTATTCTCAATGTGTTGGATGCACAGAGCGGCGGGAACAAGATGCTCCGCTACGCCTATCTGTTCTTGCTTCCCATTCTGATCGGCGGATTCTCCTTCAACGCAATGAAGCCGAAGTCTGAGGAGCCCATTGAACTACGGACCGTGCACCCGGCTCCTCCTGCCAGCACAAAGGTGCATGGCAAGACCTATGTGTTGCAAACCTCGCAAAATCCCTATCGCGTCAATCCCGAAGGGAAGTACGATCAGGAATATACCAACGCGAATATCGTCGAACAGGGCATGGGACGGTTGATGAAGCCCAATGCCAATCCTTGGGATCAGAGCAGCCAAGGCTATTTGAAGTATGTGCGTGAAGGAGGAGAGATTTTCTTCCAGAATTGTCACTTCTGCCATGGTGACAACTTGAACGGTCGTGGATTGCACGCCTTTGCCTTCAACCCGATCCCGGCAAACTTCACCGACCCAGGGACCATTGCACAGTTACAGGAGACCTTCATCTTCTGGCGCGTCTCGAAGGGTGGAATCGGATTGCCCAACGAAGGATTCCCCTGGGCCTCGGTTATGCCACCCTGGGAACAGCATCTGACGGTGGACGAGATCTGGAAAGTCATTCTCTTCGAGTATTGGCACACAGGCTACTATCCGCGGACCTGGGATTAATCGTCTGCCAATGCAACAGTTCATATTGACCTACGAGATATATTATGAGGACAACCATGAAGAATCGGTGGGTTAGTAAGAAGGCAGGTCTCGTGCTTGCCTCAGCTTTTGGACTTGTGATGCTGTCCGGGAGCACAGGGATGTGGGTTCATGCCCAGGAAGCCGTTCCTGAAGGCTTCAAGAAAGGCGATCTCGCGCCTGAACCAAAGGCAGAAATGATTGAAGCCGGGAAGCGGGTTTACTTTACGAAGTGTGTCTGGTGCCATGGAGTCGATGGAGCTGGCGACGGTCCGGGGGCTGACCGGCTGTGGCCGCGTCCCCGGAATTTTAATCAGGGGACGTTCAAGATTCGGCATACGGCCAGCGGCGAATTGCCGTTGTTTGACGCGGCGAAGCCGGTCCCTGGTCAGAACGATCTCTTTGAGACCGTCACCCACGGTCTGCCTGGGTCTGCCATGCCGTCGTGGGAAGGTATTTTGACGGAAGAGCAGCGGTTGCAAGTGCTCTCTTTCGTGACCACGCAATTGGTGAAGGATCGAAAGTTTACAGACAAGCAAAGCGAAACGCAGACTATTCTCCAGCTAGCCGACCTCAAACCGAAACAAGCCTCGGAAGAGAGCCTGAAGAGAGGGTCCGAACTGATCGTTGAAAAAAAATGCATCGAATGTCATGGCACGGAAGGCCGTGGTGATGGGAACGCGTTCAACTTAAAAGACGATTGGGGCTTCGCAATCCAACCGGCCAACTGGCACAAATGTTGGAACTTCCGCGGGAGCCGGCAAGATCCGTACAACGTGACGAACATCTTCCGGACCTTTTCAACCGGCGTGAACGGCACCCCCATGCCGTCGTTTGCAGACAATACCAGTATTGATGAACGATGGGATATCGCGAACTGGGTGAACTTCCTCTGTGAAAGAGATAAGGAGGGAAAGCCACTTCCGATCGATCCTCTGACAGACAAGCCGAAGATCAACTTCGTGGTCCCAGCAGCTCTTGTGCCT belongs to Nitrospiraceae bacterium and includes:
- a CDS encoding c-type cytochrome; the encoded protein is MKNRWVSKKAGLVLASAFGLVMLSGSTGMWVHAQEAVPEGFKKGDLAPEPKAEMIEAGKRVYFTKCVWCHGVDGAGDGPGADRLWPRPRNFNQGTFKIRHTASGELPLFDAAKPVPGQNDLFETVTHGLPGSAMPSWEGILTEEQRLQVLSFVTTQLVKDRKFTDKQSETQTILQLADLKPKQASEESLKRGSELIVEKKCIECHGTEGRGDGNAFNLKDDWGFAIQPANWHKCWNFRGSRQDPYNVTNIFRTFSTGVNGTPMPSFADNTSIDERWDIANWVNFLCERDKEGKPLPIDPLTDKPKINFVVPAALVPEGGEISNDPENDMWKNAPRRYVAMGGQITHKPRNFVNRIDDIWVKALYNDKSLVYLFEWDDRTKSVAEGKLPWAPIQVNLDIKEQDPKTGEEGSIAANQNRYKVYNDAIAVEHPVKWKELPAPIKPRFLFGSNEQYPVDIVKWEADGSIRAFKGTGWDKDFEERDTYEENLKVLKAEWKNGRWYVMIQRPLGNKKDQDYDEDTFFETGQYIPTVFFAWDGHNGDAGRKMAVSAFYYTFLEPPIPKETYIYPVVIAGGVVLLEGWILTRRVNKRKGKTL
- a CDS encoding cytochrome c, producing MKALMSVGALVGVVGLLLLVGMILDVVPSNTVRLVEGWMPMQMLTELALFVAGFAGLSYLLSSMGMPLPRFWQGIGFWAFILLYLKYRVYPPIPFSVRAMYGTVSLVAVFMWVSANEEDWKKFKQPILNVLDAQSGGNKMLRYAYLFLLPILIGGFSFNAMKPKSEEPIELRTVHPAPPASTKVHGKTYVLQTSQNPYRVNPEGKYDQEYTNANIVEQGMGRLMKPNANPWDQSSQGYLKYVREGGEIFFQNCHFCHGDNLNGRGLHAFAFNPIPANFTDPGTIAQLQETFIFWRVSKGGIGLPNEGFPWASVMPPWEQHLTVDEIWKVILFEYWHTGYYPRTWD
- a CDS encoding c-type cytochrome → MVDLMKEALSMGWVAFAALIGLLIYFQVSISDPVAKRRATFKTFIGIIAAYLLFFAIANYKINFYGESRLLPVSLTIITCTAFMMALYFTNLSALLKIGGFMFLVAAALSGYGNWLPQVEGGFPPKEEKLDFSSMTPQQLADEGEKIIFGGIGQNKVQGAIGKGQCPLCHAFHAGMLGERAPNLLGIPERAAKERLEDPKYHKGEPAKREYVDKEACLGCGTATTGQEYIAESHSCPSCYVVSGYGVKGTNDKESPMPKIHKPPISLSLPELAAVDTWLYVREGREAPSFEEITKSYEKFIPEAERPKMQEDKPAGAGGALLADGTETVDQIFSKAQCIVCHTIPGIPGATGTQGPKLEEGTNAPQRIKDPAYKGVAHSTPEYIMESVVSPSTYVVKGFPDNLMPKVFGQKLSAGALKKIVDYLSQVKAGAPPPPIPAS